Sequence from the Microbacterium sp. AZCO genome:
TGCTCGCGGCCCGGCGCCGCGAGGCGGCGCGGCGAGACCGCTACGCCGACGTCAGCACGACGAGCTGCTGAGTGGCCCGCGTCATCGAGACGTAGCGGTCGACGGCGCCCTCGATCCCGCCGCCGAAGCGGTCGGGATCGACGAGCACGACGAGGTCGAACTCGAGCCCCTTCACCGACTCGGGGCCGAGCGACCTGACGCGCGGACCGCCCGCGAACGACTCGTCGCCGATGACGCACACGACGCCCTCACCGTGGTCCGCCAGCCACTCCTCCAGGATCGCGTCGCGCGACGATGCGGGGCCGAACATCACCGGCACGCCGGTCGCACGGATCGACGTCGGCACGTTCGCATCGGGGATCGCCGCGCGGATGACGGGCTCCGCCTCGGCCATGACCTCCTCGGGCGTGCGGTAGTTGATCGTCAGCGATGCGAGCCGGCTGTCGCGCAGCCCGATCCGCTCGAGCCGCTCCTGCCAGGTCTCGGTGAAGCCGTGCCGCGCCTGCGCCCGGTCGCCGACAATCGTGAAGCTGCGCGACGGGCAGCGGCGCAGCAGCATCCGCCATTCGGCGTCTGTCAGCTCCTGCGCCTCGTCGACGATGATGTGCGCGAACGGACCCGCCAGGAGGTCGGGGTCGGCGAGCGGCACCGCGGCGTCGTCGTCGAGCGAGTTCACGAAGTCCTCGCTCCGCAGCATCGTCATGACGAGCATCTCGGAGTCGTCGGCGGCGATGAGCTCCTCGGCGACGCGCTCGCGCTCGGCCAGCTCGACCTCGCGCGTCGCCTCGCGCTCGCGTCGGCGCTTGGAGGCGCCCGGGTCGCCGAGGCGCTGCCGCGCGGCGTCGAGGAGCGGCAGATCCGAGACCGTCCAGGCCGCGGCATCCTCCCTCTGCAGCGAGTCCACCTCCGACGCCGACAGCCACGGGGCGCAGCGGCGGAGGTATGCGGGCACCGACCACAGGTCGGCGACGAGGACGGATGCCTCGATCAGCGGCCACGCCCGCGCGACGGCCCGCCGCAGCGCGGCGTGCTGACCCACCGCGCGGCGCAGGCTCTGCCGCGGCACGTCGTCGTCGTCCACCTGGTCGACGAGGATGTCGAGGAGCGTCTCCCACACCTGGTCGCGCGCGTCGTTGTGCGGCGCGCCGGGCTCGGGCGACTCGAACGCCTCGGCCCAGTCCTCGGGCGTCAGCAGCAGGTCCGCCCAGGGTGTCTCGACGACGAGGTGCCGGGTCGGCGGCTCCTCGTACAGGCGCACGGCGGGCTCGATCGCCTCCACCATCCGGGCCGACGCCTTGAGCCGCGCGACCGCGGGATCGGCCTCGACGCGAGCGCCGGGTCCCTCCGACACGAGATCGCGCAGTGTGCAGACCTGGACGCTCTCCTCGCCGAGGCTCGGCAGCACGTCGGATACGTACGCGAGGTACTGCGCGTGCGGGCCCACGAAGAGCACCCCGCCGCTCCCCTCGCCGAGCCGCGGATCGGAGTAGATGAGGTACGCGGCGCGGTGCAGCGCGACGACGGTCTTGCCCGTGCCGGGGCCGCCGTCGACGACGAGGGCGCCGCGGGACCGCGCGCGGATGATGGCATCCTGATCCGCCTGGATCGTGCCGAGCACGTCGCGCATGCGCGGCGACCTGCTCGTGCCGAGACTCGCGATGAAGGCCGACTGATCGTCGAGCGCGGCGTTGTGCTCCAGCCCTTCCGCAGTGAAGACCTCGTCCCAGTAGTCGCGCACGCGTCCGCCCGACCAGCGATAGCGGCGGCGGCTGAGCAGGCCCTCGGGCTGCGCGTGCGTCGCGGCGAAGAACGGCTCGGCGGCCGGGGCCCGCCAGTCGACGAGGAGGCGCCGCCCGTCGCTGTCGACGAGCCCGAACCGGCCGATGTAGACCGGATCCGACCCGTCGTCCGGGACGATGCGGCCAAGCACGAGGTCGAGACCGAACCGACGCAGCGCGCGCAGTCGAGCGCCGAGGCGGTGCACCTCCAGGTCGCGGTCGAGCGCGGCCTGCCCCTCGCCGACGGGCGCAAGCCGCACCTCGTCGAGCCGTGCGGAGAGCTCCGCGATCGAGCGCTCCAGGCTCTCGCCGATCGCGGCGAAGTGCGTCTCGTCCGCCGCGATGAGCGCCGGAGCCGCTTTCGCGGCGAGGTTGTCGGGCAGGTCGAAGGGGCTGGTCGAGACGGAGTTCATGCAGCGTGCTCCTGGAACGGCGGAACGGCGGTGGGCGGCCGGAAAGGCGGCGGGAGAGGGAGGCGGGGATCGATTCTGCCCCCTGACGGGGCCCTTGCCGCAAGCCCCCACCCCCTCGATACACTGGAAATGCGGGGGCGAGATGAACGACAGCCGACGGTGGGTGCTTCACGTCGACCTCGATCAGTTCATCGCCGCCGTCGAGATCCTCCGGCGGCCCGAGCTGAAGGGCAAGCCCGTCATCGTGGGCGGTCGCGGCGATCCGACCGAGCGCGCGGTCGTCTCGACGGCCTCCTACGAGGCGCGGGAGTTCGGTGTCGGTTCCGGGATGCCGCTGCGCGTCGCGGCACGGAAGGTGCCGGACGCCGTTATCCTCCCCGTCGACGCCGAGGCCTACACGGCCGCCTCGCACGAGGTGATGGCGATCCTCCGCGCGCAGCCGGGCGTCGTCGTCCAGGTGCTCGGCTGGGACGAGGCGTTCCTCGGCGTCGACGCCGCCGACCCCGAGGCGTTCGCGCGGCGCGTGCAGCACGCCGTCCTCGACGGCACGAGCCTGCACTGCAGCGTGGGCATCGGCGACACGCTCGTCCGCGCGAAAGTCGCGACGGGGTTCGGCAAGCCGCAGGGCGTCTTCCGGCTGACGGCCGACAACTGGCTCGAGGTCATGGGCGCACGGCCCACCCGCGAGCTGTGGGGCGTCGGGGCCAAGGTGTCGAAGCGGCTCGAGACGCTCGGCATCCGCACCGTCACCGAGCTCGCGCATGCCGATGAGGCACCGCTCGTCGCGGAGTTCGGGCCCAATATGGGCGTCTGGTATCGGCAGCTCGGCCGCGGCGACGGCTCGAACGTCGTCGACGACACCCCCTGGGTGCCGCGCGGGCACGGCCGCGAGACGACCTTCCAGCAGAACATCGTCGATCCCGCCGACATCGAGCGGGCGGCCCTCGAGCTGTTCGAGCAGGTGCTCGCCGACGTCACGGCCGAGGGCCGGCCCATCGTTGGGGTGGGCCTCAAGGTGCGCTATGCGCCGTTCCTCACGAAGACGTTCACCCGCAAGGTGACGGAGACGTTCGACCGCGACGTGGCGCTCGCCAAGACGATGGAGCTCGTGCGCGGCATCGAGCCGGACCGTCCCCTCCGGCTGCTCGGCGTGCGCCTCGAGATGGCGATGCCCGACGACGCCCGCGAGGGTCACACACCCACGCGCAGCGGGTGGTGACGAAGAGGATTCAGGATGCCGCGGCCCGCGGCACGCTCGCGCGCAGGCGCCGCCGCACGCGCCCTTCGATGAGGGTGGGGATGTAGTCGCGCATCCATACGCCGTCGAACTCGACCAGCTCCTCGGCCACGAGCTCGCGCACGGCATCCTCATCGGCACCCGGGAAGCGGGCGCAGATGCGCGCGACGATGTGGAGGAGGGCCTCCCACTCGTCCGACGGATTCGTCACGCTCACGACAGACAGGATGCGCCTCCTCGGCCGGAAAGTCATCCGGGGTTGACGGCGAGTCGTCACGCATGCGTGGGCTCGGAGGAGGCCTTGCCGCGGCATCCCTCACCCGAAGGTGTTGCCCCCGTTCACCGAGAGGGACTGCCCGGTGATGAAGCGCGACGCGGGCGAGGCGAGGAAGACGACGGCCTCGGCGATCTCGGCGGGCGTGCCCGTGCGGCCGAGCGGCACACGGTCCGCGTAGCCCGTCGTGTCGAGGCCCTCGTGGCGCTCGACGGGGATCCACCCCGGTGCGACGAGGTTGACGCGGATGCCGTCCGGCCCCAGTTCACGCGCCCACGAGCGCGTGAGCCCCACCATGGCGGCCTTCGCCGAGACGTACGTCGCGAACGAGGGGTTGCCGACCTCGACGACCTCGCTGCCGATGTTGACGACGCTCCCCGCGCCCCGCGCCCGCATGCCGGGCAGGACGGCCTGCAGCAGGAGCAGCGGCGCCTTGACGAAGAACTCGAGCTGCAGCAGATAGTCGTCCCACGTGCTCTGCTCGATGGGGATCTCGGGCTGCGGACCCGTCGCATTGTTGACGAGGATGCCCACCCCCGCCCCGAACCGTTCCTCGACGGCGCCGACCATCGCGTGGACGTCGTCCGCGTCGGTGACGTCGCCGCGGAAGACCTCGGCCTCTCCGCCCGCGGCCTCGACGGCGCGCAGCGACTCCTCGGCACCCTCCCGCGACGACGCGTAGTTGATCGCGACGCGGGCGCCCGCTGCGGCGAGCGCGACGGCGATGTGCCGGCCGAGACCGCGGGAGGCGCCGGAGACCAGTGCGACCTCCCCGGACAAGGAGGTCGCACTGGTGGAGGAGTCGTCGAGGAGGCTCATGCTCCGATTCTGGTGCCCGCTCAGCGGAACTTGCGCCGGTAGACGAGCATCGCGACGACATAGCCGATCACGAGGATGCCGACGCACCAGGCGAGTGCCACCCAGATGTCGCCGCCCACGGGCTCCCCCGCGAGGAGGTTGCGCAGCGCGTCGACGATCGACGTCACCGGCTGGTACTCCGCGAAGAACCGCACCGGGCCCGGCATGCTCTCGGTCGGCACGAAGGCCGAGCTGATGAACGGCAGGAAGATGAGCGGATAGGCGAAGGCGCCGGCGCCGTCCATCGTCTTGGCCGAGAGGCCCGCGATGACGGCGAGCCACGTGAGTGCCAGGGTGAAAAGGGCCAGGATGCCGGCGACCGCGAGCCACTGCAGCACGTCGGCACCGGACCGGAACCCCATCAGGAGCGCGACGGCGATGACGACGACCACCGACGTCAGGTTGGCCACGACCGAGGTCAGCACGTGGGACCAGAGAACGGACGAGCGGGCGATCGGCATCGACTGGAACCGCTCGAAGATGCCGCCCTGCAGGTCGGTGAACAGCCGCGCAGACGTGTACGCGACGCCGGAGGCGACGGTGATGAGCAGGATGCCGGGCAGCAGGTAGCTGACGTAGGGCACCGAGCCCGTGTCGATCGCTCCGCCGAACACGAACACGAACAGCAGCATGATCGCGACGGGTGTGATCGCGGTCGTGATGATCGTGTCCATGCTGCGGGTGATGTGGCGCAGCGACCTCCCGGTGAGGACGGCCGTGTCGCCGATGACGTGCGTGGTCATTTCGCCACCTCCTTCTCGGTGGCGCCGCCGGCGGCGCCGCTCTTCGTGTCGGCGCCGCCTGCGACGCCGCTCTTCCCGACGATCGCGAGGAAGACCTCTTCGAGCGTCGGCTGCTTCTCGACGTACTCGACCTTCGCCGGCGGCATGAGCTTCTTGAGGTCGCCCAGGGTGCCGTCGACGATGATGCGACCCTCGTGGAGGATGGCGATCCGGTCGGCCAGCTGCTCCGCCTCGTCGAGATACTGGGTCGTGAGGAGCACGGTCGTGCCGTTCGCCGCGAGCTCGCGCACGGCATCCCACACCTCGTTGCGCGCCTGCGGATCCAGACCCGTCGTGGGCTCGTCGAGGAAGATGACCGCCGGATCGCCGATGAGGCTCATCGCGATGTCGAGCCGGCGCCGCATGCCTCCGGAGTAGGTGGAGACCTTGCGGGAGGCGGCATCCATCAGCGAGAAGCGCTCCAGCAGTCCGTCGGCGATCGCCCCGGGGTTCTTGAGATGCCGGAGCTTCGCAACGAGGACGAGGTTCTCGCGTCCGCTGAGCACCTCGTCGACGGCGGCGAACTGCCCCGTGAGACTGATCGACTCACGCACGTCGTCGGCCTCTGTCGCGACGTCGAAGTCGTTCACCGTCGCCACACCGGCGTCGGCCTTCAGCAGCGTGGAGAGGATCTTCACGAGCGTCGTCTTGCCGGCGCCGTTCGAGCCGAGGAGGGCGAAGATCGAGCCCCGCTCGACCTCGAGGTCGACGCCCTTGAGCACCTGCAGGTCTTTGTAGGCCTTCTCCACCCCCTGCACCCGGACTGCGGCGGTCATGATCCCTGACTCCGTTCCGCGTCGTCGACCGCCTTCGTCAGGCGGCTGCGCTCCTTGTCGATCCACTGCGTGCCGCCGTAGGCGAGGGCGAACGTCTCGGCGAAGTCGACGGGATCGGATCCGACGATGTCGCGGACCGGCGTGCCGTCGGCGGCGGCACGCTCCCACAGCTCGACGAGGTCGCCCATCATCGTCACGAGGGTGTCGCCGTCGGTGACGCCGCCGTAGTACATGAAGTACCGGTGCATCGCGTTCGCGACCTCTCGATAGGGCTCGGGGAGCGCGTCGAGGCGGGCGCGGAACCCCTTGTACTGCTTCTTCTGCTCGAGCGATCCGGTGAGCGCTTCGATCCACTTTGCGGCCATGGTCACTTCTCTCCTTCTTCGACGCCGTCTTCCGCGGCGTCGGTCTGTGCGGTGCGGAGCTTCTCGAGGCGGTCCGTGAGGAAGCTCCATGTCCTCCAGAACTCGGTGAGGTATTCGTGTCCCTGCGCGTTGAGGGTGTAGACCTTGCGCGGCGGTCCCTTCTCGGAGGGGACCTTCTCGACGTCGACCAGCCCTCGCTGCTCGACGCGCACGAGGAGCGCGTAGACCGTGCCTTCCGCGATGTCGGAGAAGCCCTGATCCCGCAGCCACGCCGTGATCTCGTACCCGTAGGCGGCGCGCGTGGACAGGACGCCGAGCACGACGCCCTCAAGGATCCCCTTGAGCATCTCGGTCTCCTGCTTGCCCACGGCATCCCCCTTTCCACTACTCGGTGTTACTGACTAGTGCTAGATAGTAACGCTGAGTACCAGTACTTAGCAACACCGAACACTGAAATTCTTCGGGGCAGCACGAAGGCCGCATCCGCCGAGGGATGCGGCCCGCGGCGCGCTGTCAGGGCGGGAGTCAGCGCCCCCGCGCGAGGGTGTGCGTGCGCTTGCGCGTGCGCACGGGACGCTCCGTCACGACGAGCGCGATCATGAGGAGCGCGAACCCGGCGGCGACCCAGCCGGCGCCGAGCCCCACACCGCCCTCCGCGGCCGGCTTGCCGAGCCAGTCCGCCACCGAGGCGCCGAGCGGCCGCGTCAGCACGTAGGCGAACCAGAACGCGAAGACGGGTCCGAAGCGCAGGAAGCGGTACCCGAGCGCGGGAATCGCGATGAGGACGGCGAAGAGCACGACCGAGGCGACGTAGCCGAGCCCGAGCCCCACGGCGACGAGGTCGCCGAGCGCCGTCCCGAGCGCGAAGGTGCCGACGACGGCGGCCCAGTAGAAGAGCTCACGGCGGGTCGACGTGATCGCGTGCACCGACAGGGTCCCCTCGACGCGCCACCACGCGAGGAACACCGCGGCGAGCGCGACGCCGTACGCGGTCGCCGAAACGGCGTACGGCAGCCCGAGCGCGACGTGCGCGACATCCGCCGCCATCGTTCCGAACACGCCGACCATCGCAACGGCGAGCCAGTACACGCCGGGCACATAGCGGCGCCGCGTCAGCTGGAAGACGAGCGCCGCGACGAACGCGCCGAAGCCGAGCAGCACGGCGACGACGGGCGGCAGGACGTGGATCGAGAAGTCCGAGACGGCTTCGCCCAGGGCCGTCGAGGCCGCCTTCGTGAGCCAGAAGCGGCGGGACGGATCCGGGACGCGGACGGGCGCGGAGCCGACGGACGGATCGGAGACGCGGGCTGGCGCGAAGCGGGAGGCCATGCGCAGAGCATCCGAAGCGGGCGCTAAGAAACGGCTGACCCTTTCGATTCTTAGCGGACTCTCAGAGCTATCGTGGCTGGATCGCAGTGGAGGGGGTGGTCAGGATGCCCGACGATCGACCACGACTGCTGCTCGCCGAAGACGACCCGCAGCTCGGACCGCTCATGGTGAGCGTGCTCGACGAGGTGTACGAGGTGACCCTCGTGCCCGACGGCGGCCAGGCGCTCGAGGCCGCCCAGGAGGGGCTGTACGACGCCCTCGTCATCGACCGGCGCCTTCCCACGCTCGACGGAGTGTCGATCGTCGAGATCCTGCGGCGGAGCGGGAACGACACCCCCGCCCTGATCCTCACGGCCCTCGGGAGCGTGCACGACAAGGTGCGCGGGCTGGATGCCGGGGCCAACGACTACCTCGTGAAGCCCTTCGACTTCGAGGAGCTCTTCGCACGCCTCCGGGCGATCCGGCGCACGAGCGGCGGCGAGGGTCCCTTCGTCCGCATCGGGGCATGGGAGTTCTATCCGGAGTCGCGGGCCGTCTACTCCCCCTACGACGGGCGGGTCATCCTGACCGAGCGCGAGACGTCGCTCCTGCAGCTGTTCGCGACGAATCCCCACCGGACCTTCAGCCGCGAGGAGATCCTGACCGCCGTCTTCGACGCGACGGAGACGCCCGGATCCGTCGACACGTACGTGCACTACCTCCGCCGGAAGCTCGACCCCGACATCGTCACGACGGTGCGCGGCCGCGGGTACCGGCTCGGGATCGTGTCGTGAGTCCGCGGCGCGAGCGCGTCGACGCCGACGAGCTGCTCGTGCGCCGGACGTCGCTTCGCGTCGGTCTGTGGATCACGATCGCGGCGGCCGTGCTGGTGGTCGTCGTGCTGGCAGCCGCGTTCTGGATCGTGTCGTCGCAGGTCTCGCTGAGCGACATCTTCGACACCGGCGAGCGGGACGACCCGGTCCACGTCGGCAGCCGCGACGTGCTGCTCGCGGTGCTCGCGATCGGCACCCTGTGCGTCCTCGTCGTCGGCACCCTGGCACTCGTGGCCACGAGACAGGCGGTCGCCCCGCTCGTCGATGCGCTCCGACGGCAGCGCCGTTTCGTGGCGGATGCCTCGCACGAGCTGCGCACTCCCCTCACCGTGCTCGACACCCGCCTGCAGGTGCTGGAGCGCTCGCTGCGCGCCGATGACGAGCACCGCGAGGTCGTCGGCGCGCTGCGCCGCGACTCGGCGGGGCTCATCGCGGTCGTCGACGACCTCCTCGATTCCGTGCAGTCGCCGGCCGATCGGGACGCGGGCCCGATCTCGGTGGCGGAGGCGGTGCGTGTCGCCGTCGACGCGATGCAGATGCTCGCCGCCGACCGCGGCGTCCGGCTCGTCGGCCGGCCTGTCGCAGCCGATGTCGCGGTCGCGATGCCCGAGGCCACCCTGCACCGCGCCCTCGTCGCGCTCATCGACAACGCCGTCAAGCACTCGTCCGAGGGCGGCAGCGTGATCGTCGAGCCATCCGCGACGCGCACACAGGTGCGCATCGCGGTGAGCGACGAGGGGTCCGGCATCCGCGGGATCTCCCCCGATCGCGTGTTCGACCGGTTCGCGCGCTCGTCGGAGGCGGTCGACGGCGGGGGCTCCTCGCGCACGGGCTACGGCATCGGGCTCTTCCTCGTGCAGGACGCCCTCACGCGCTACGGCGGCGAGGCGTCGGTCGTCGACACCTCGGATCGCGGCACGACCATCGCGATGCGCCTTCCGCGTGCGAAAGCGTCGGGCAGGCCGGTCAGCGACTGAAGAGCGTCACGACGCTGCGATGCAGCCGGATCTCGCTGACGGGATGGAAGCCGAGCGCCTCGAGGTCGGCGACGCCCCACGAGTCCGGCTCGCCGCCCGAGACGTACTCGACGACCCACACCCGGTCGACACCGGCAAAGCGGCCCAGCGCTCCCGCCTCCGCGACGGTGTACTGGCTCGAGTGCCACGTCGAGCGGTCGGCGTACGGCGTCTTCAGCGTCACGTCGCTCACCGCGGCGAACGGCGCGGGGTTCGTGTCGAGAGCCAGGCGCGGCCTCCGCGAGGGGCGCACCTCCTTGTCGAACACGATGGCGTCGCCCGGGACGGCCCGCGCCTGGATCGTCGCGGCGATGTCGTTCCAGTCGGACTGGTTCTTCGCCCACTCGGTGCGCTGACCCGTCCAGACCGGCACGGCGGCGACCACGACGGCCGCGAGCACGACGACGGCGACGGCGCGACCCGGCAGACGGCCTCGCCCTCGCGAGAGCCGGCGGCTGCGCGCGATCGCGCGCAGCCCGAGCGCCATCAGCACGGCGGCGGCCGGCGCGGCCAGCGTGCCGTAGCGCGGCGTGTACACGGCGTCGACGGTGCTGACGGCGAGCAGGATGCCGATCGGGAGGACAAGCCACGCGAGGGCGAGCGGCTCCAGATGCGGCGGCGCCGCGCGCCGGCCACGCCGCACGTACGCGACGATCGCGATCAGGATGAGCGCCCAGGCGAGCACGGCGAAGGGCCAGGCGCCGAACCACATGTTCACCAGCACGGCGTTGGCGTTGAGCCGGCCGCGCTCCGCCAGGAAGGCGATCTGCTTGCGCTCCGCGAGCGCGAGGACGATGACGGGGGCTGCCGCGACGGCGGCCGCCGCGGAGGCGATCGCCCAGCGGCGCAGCTGCCGCCGTCCGCGCAGATCGGCGACCAGCGCGATGCCGACGACGATCGCCATGAGCCCGAGATAGAGGAAGGTGTAGACGCCGAGGGCGAGGAGGGCGCCGTACGCCACCCACCAGCGCCGGGACGGGGAATCCCGTCTCAGGATCTCGATCGTGAGGACGCACAGGATCGCGGCGATCGCGGCGTCGAAGGCGTAGGCACGAGCCTCGGCCCCGGCATAGGTCATGCGCGGCAGGATCGCCGCGAGCAGCCCGCTGAGCACGGCGAACCGCACTGAGCCGAAACGTCCGCAGAGCCAGGCGACTGCCGCGGCGGTGACCCCCGCCGCGACGGCGGACGGGAAGCGCACCGAGAACGGGCTCGCCCCGAACACCTCGACCCACGCGTGCAGGCCGAGGTAGTACGCGCCGTGGACGGCGTCGACGTGGAGGAGCATCGCCATGAGCGATGAGACCGGCCGCTGCGCCGACAGGACGCTCGCCGCCTCGTCGCCCCAGAGCGACGGGATCCACGAGCCGATCAGCGACACCATCATGCCGATCGCACCGACGACCACGGCGGCCCGCCGCAGCCGGACGGCCGAGGCGACCCCCGTCCGGATCGCCTCGACCGTGCGGTCGTTCGCGCCGACGGACGCCGCCGTGCTCGTCACCATCACGTCCACTCCTCGACCGTGACTCCCCCGCGCTAAGAATCCGCTCAGAACCCTTCGCGTGCAACGGGGGCGCCGATCCGGATCCCCCCGCCGCGGTTCACGGTAGGCGGCCTCGGCGCGTGGTCGCCCGGGGGTGGCGCGGGGCGAGCCGATGGGCTACGGGGGCCCGACCCGTCGAGCGCTGCACTTTCCTGCGAGCGCTGGGTCCGCGCGACGCGGCGCTCGCAGGAAAGTGCAGCGCTCGCGCGGAGACGGCGAAGGCCCGCCGCATCCATCCGGATGCGACGGGCCTCTGCGCGAGAAGGGTCAGGACCCCGAGCGGCGCTTGTTGTAGACGTCGAAGGCCACCGCCAGCAGCAGCACGAGGCCCTTCACGGCCTGCTGCCACTCGATGCCGATGCCCATGATCGACATGCCGTTGTTCAGGACGCCGATGATCAGACCACCGATGATGGCTCCGCCGATCGTGCCGACGCCGCCCTGCACCGCCGCGCCGCCGATG
This genomic interval carries:
- a CDS encoding SDR family oxidoreductase, giving the protein MSLLDDSSTSATSLSGEVALVSGASRGLGRHIAVALAAAGARVAINYASSREGAEESLRAVEAAGGEAEVFRGDVTDADDVHAMVGAVEERFGAGVGILVNNATGPQPEIPIEQSTWDDYLLQLEFFVKAPLLLLQAVLPGMRARGAGSVVNIGSEVVEVGNPSFATYVSAKAAMVGLTRSWARELGPDGIRVNLVAPGWIPVERHEGLDTTGYADRVPLGRTGTPAEIAEAVVFLASPASRFITGQSLSVNGGNTFG
- a CDS encoding glycosyltransferase family 39 protein produces the protein MVTSTAASVGANDRTVEAIRTGVASAVRLRRAAVVVGAIGMMVSLIGSWIPSLWGDEAASVLSAQRPVSSLMAMLLHVDAVHGAYYLGLHAWVEVFGASPFSVRFPSAVAAGVTAAAVAWLCGRFGSVRFAVLSGLLAAILPRMTYAGAEARAYAFDAAIAAILCVLTIEILRRDSPSRRWWVAYGALLALGVYTFLYLGLMAIVVGIALVADLRGRRQLRRWAIASAAAAVAAAPVIVLALAERKQIAFLAERGRLNANAVLVNMWFGAWPFAVLAWALILIAIVAYVRRGRRAAPPHLEPLALAWLVLPIGILLAVSTVDAVYTPRYGTLAAPAAAVLMALGLRAIARSRRLSRGRGRLPGRAVAVVVLAAVVVAAVPVWTGQRTEWAKNQSDWNDIAATIQARAVPGDAIVFDKEVRPSRRPRLALDTNPAPFAAVSDVTLKTPYADRSTWHSSQYTVAEAGALGRFAGVDRVWVVEYVSGGEPDSWGVADLEALGFHPVSEIRLHRSVVTLFSR
- a CDS encoding ATP-binding cassette domain-containing protein, producing the protein MMTAAVRVQGVEKAYKDLQVLKGVDLEVERGSIFALLGSNGAGKTTLVKILSTLLKADAGVATVNDFDVATEADDVRESISLTGQFAAVDEVLSGRENLVLVAKLRHLKNPGAIADGLLERFSLMDAASRKVSTYSGGMRRRLDIAMSLIGDPAVIFLDEPTTGLDPQARNEVWDAVRELAANGTTVLLTTQYLDEAEQLADRIAILHEGRIIVDGTLGDLKKLMPPAKVEYVEKQPTLEEVFLAIVGKSGVAGGADTKSGAAGGATEKEVAK
- a CDS encoding PadR family transcriptional regulator; the encoded protein is MGKQETEMLKGILEGVVLGVLSTRAAYGYEITAWLRDQGFSDIAEGTVYALLVRVEQRGLVDVEKVPSEKGPPRKVYTLNAQGHEYLTEFWRTWSFLTDRLEKLRTAQTDAAEDGVEEGEK
- a CDS encoding HAMP domain-containing sensor histidine kinase, which encodes MSPRRERVDADELLVRRTSLRVGLWITIAAAVLVVVVLAAAFWIVSSQVSLSDIFDTGERDDPVHVGSRDVLLAVLAIGTLCVLVVGTLALVATRQAVAPLVDALRRQRRFVADASHELRTPLTVLDTRLQVLERSLRADDEHREVVGALRRDSAGLIAVVDDLLDSVQSPADRDAGPISVAEAVRVAVDAMQMLAADRGVRLVGRPVAADVAVAMPEATLHRALVALIDNAVKHSSEGGSVIVEPSATRTQVRIAVSDEGSGIRGISPDRVFDRFARSSEAVDGGGSSRTGYGIGLFLVQDALTRYGGEASVVDTSDRGTTIAMRLPRAKASGRPVSD
- the helR gene encoding RNA polymerase recycling motor ATPase HelR, yielding MNSVSTSPFDLPDNLAAKAAPALIAADETHFAAIGESLERSIAELSARLDEVRLAPVGEGQAALDRDLEVHRLGARLRALRRFGLDLVLGRIVPDDGSDPVYIGRFGLVDSDGRRLLVDWRAPAAEPFFAATHAQPEGLLSRRRYRWSGGRVRDYWDEVFTAEGLEHNAALDDQSAFIASLGTSRSPRMRDVLGTIQADQDAIIRARSRGALVVDGGPGTGKTVVALHRAAYLIYSDPRLGEGSGGVLFVGPHAQYLAYVSDVLPSLGEESVQVCTLRDLVSEGPGARVEADPAVARLKASARMVEAIEPAVRLYEEPPTRHLVVETPWADLLLTPEDWAEAFESPEPGAPHNDARDQVWETLLDILVDQVDDDDVPRQSLRRAVGQHAALRRAVARAWPLIEASVLVADLWSVPAYLRRCAPWLSASEVDSLQREDAAAWTVSDLPLLDAARQRLGDPGASKRRREREATREVELAERERVAEELIAADDSEMLVMTMLRSEDFVNSLDDDAAVPLADPDLLAGPFAHIIVDEAQELTDAEWRMLLRRCPSRSFTIVGDRAQARHGFTETWQERLERIGLRDSRLASLTINYRTPEEVMAEAEPVIRAAIPDANVPTSIRATGVPVMFGPASSRDAILEEWLADHGEGVVCVIGDESFAGGPRVRSLGPESVKGLEFDLVVLVDPDRFGGGIEGAVDRYVSMTRATQQLVVLTSA
- a CDS encoding response regulator transcription factor, producing MPDDRPRLLLAEDDPQLGPLMVSVLDEVYEVTLVPDGGQALEAAQEGLYDALVIDRRLPTLDGVSIVEILRRSGNDTPALILTALGSVHDKVRGLDAGANDYLVKPFDFEELFARLRAIRRTSGGEGPFVRIGAWEFYPESRAVYSPYDGRVILTERETSLLQLFATNPHRTFSREEILTAVFDATETPGSVDTYVHYLRRKLDPDIVTTVRGRGYRLGIVS
- a CDS encoding DUF1048 domain-containing protein is translated as MAAKWIEALTGSLEQKKQYKGFRARLDALPEPYREVANAMHRYFMYYGGVTDGDTLVTMMGDLVELWERAAADGTPVRDIVGSDPVDFAETFALAYGGTQWIDKERSRLTKAVDDAERSQGS
- a CDS encoding ABC transporter permease, translated to MTTHVIGDTAVLTGRSLRHITRSMDTIITTAITPVAIMLLFVFVFGGAIDTGSVPYVSYLLPGILLITVASGVAYTSARLFTDLQGGIFERFQSMPIARSSVLWSHVLTSVVANLTSVVVVIAVALLMGFRSGADVLQWLAVAGILALFTLALTWLAVIAGLSAKTMDGAGAFAYPLIFLPFISSAFVPTESMPGPVRFFAEYQPVTSIVDALRNLLAGEPVGGDIWVALAWCVGILVIGYVVAMLVYRRKFR
- a CDS encoding DNA polymerase IV; its protein translation is MNDSRRWVLHVDLDQFIAAVEILRRPELKGKPVIVGGRGDPTERAVVSTASYEAREFGVGSGMPLRVAARKVPDAVILPVDAEAYTAASHEVMAILRAQPGVVVQVLGWDEAFLGVDAADPEAFARRVQHAVLDGTSLHCSVGIGDTLVRAKVATGFGKPQGVFRLTADNWLEVMGARPTRELWGVGAKVSKRLETLGIRTVTELAHADEAPLVAEFGPNMGVWYRQLGRGDGSNVVDDTPWVPRGHGRETTFQQNIVDPADIERAALELFEQVLADVTAEGRPIVGVGLKVRYAPFLTKTFTRKVTETFDRDVALAKTMELVRGIEPDRPLRLLGVRLEMAMPDDAREGHTPTRSGW